The Nerophis lumbriciformis linkage group LG03, RoL_Nlum_v2.1, whole genome shotgun sequence genome includes the window gttatcAGTCACATTGTGACTGTTTGTATTGTGTGTATAGCTTGTACGCTCTCTTACTGCAGACATCACGCCATATTGATTGCCAGAATTTACTTGTGTTGAACAGGAATTTCCACTCATATTGGCCCAAATGGCGCCACGCCATAGAGAAGCAATGGAGGCCAAAATGAGGGGCATGGAATTCAGGGGCAAACAGGCCTCTCTTAAAACTGCCATAAACACCAACCGAGCCCAGATGGATTCCACCTTGAAGGCCTACCAATCTGCCTGGAAGATCCACCAATCTGTCAAGAGGAGTTATGAAACAACCAGGAAAACATTCGAAACAGCCAGGAAAAATTTCGAAAAAGCCAGAAGAGCTCTTGACATTAAGTTTGGCGACCTCAATTGTGACTGTAAGGAACGTAGATTCTACAATCTGACATTACAATATTGTGGCTAAATTTAAACCATCTCTTGCAGTGAAGTTGCTGCAGACAAAACGGGAGCATGAAATAGAGCTGGCACAACTCAAGGCAGAGGTATGGCGACATAAGTGGGCTGATAATGAACTGTTTCATTTGTAACTTGTATCTGTATCTTACTTCAAAACACAGTTGGGAAGTGGTGGCCCGCTGCCAGCTTGTGAGTAATTGTGTTCATATACTTCCAACTGGAGGAAGAATTACTGATAACTTTTTCTCCACAGCTCCACCTCCTGGAGCGGGGGAAGATGATGAAGGTACCAGTCAGGACATTGAAGTGGACTTCCAAAGCCTGCCTCCCTGTGACTACTTCTGCTCATATACTTCAAAACCGGAGGAGTATTGTGTGATAACTTTTTCTCCACAGCTCCACCTCTTGGAGATGGTGAAGCCAGGGATTCTGCCAATGATAGCCAGGACGTGGACAACCAAAGCCTGTCGCCCTGTGACTACTTCTGTTCATATACTTCAAAACTGGAGGAGTATTGTGTGATAACTTTTTCTCCACAGCTCCACCTCCTGGAGAGGGGGAAGATGATGAAGGTACCAGTGAGGACCCAGAGATGCCGGCGGCCAAAAGGCCaagaaaataaaaagttaaaataaggTATCActgatacatacgtacatatttgTGTAAATATCACTCATTGTTATTGTCGTCTTTTTTATTAAAGGTGCTGCTGAGAAGTTCcaagttttccatccatccatcccattttctaccgcttgtcccttttggagtggcggggggtcgctggagcctatctcagctgcattgggggccactttttcaataaaaaaaggaTTGACTATGCTACAACAATGTGTTCAAATGAATGGTGTAAAATCAGACTGAATAATTAGTGACTTGGGTGTGCCACAAGGATCTATtttcaaatatacacatatacatactgttaCAGTGCAGTCCAGctcctagaacaggggtgtcaaactcaaatccagagtgggccaaaatgtaaaactgaacaaagccgcgggccacggttgaacaaatgaaccttttgatagggacccaaacgagttttgcattgaatattgatgaatcaaggcttatataacttaatagtgacaggcaaaatccagtttcaaataataataataatcaaaaatatcaaatacaattaaaattaaaattgaatgcctcttttctatttgcagccttctgaggtaaatatcaacatgaactttttccacaggctaatacatttgaaaataaaataacaatgaataaaccaaccattcaggactttaaacggctcagtttgcaacacactgatctaatctgatgtgcccaagccagatacctgccatcttttcttggatgctagttcattaatgtcggagctcaggctttgagctgaggcaaccttcattatccaacgtagtccacccggaccacagtcttgggggcgtgccttaaaggcactgcctttaacgtcctccacgagctgtcgtcacgtccgctttgcatccattctaacaacgtgccggcccagtcacaagatatgtgcggcttctgtatgaacacacactggaatgcaagcatacttggtcaacagccattcaggttacattgagggtgccagtataaataactttaacactgttagaaatatacgccacactgtgaatccacagcaaacaagaatgacaaacacatttcgggagaacatccgcaccgaaacacagcataaacacaacagaacaaatacccagaaccctttgcagcactaactcttccgggacgctacaatatacgctaccaccaaacccgtccccccccacccccaccttgtAGAGGCCTggaagagttactgctgcaaagggttctgggtatttgttctgttgtgtttatgttgtgttaccgtgcggatgttctcccgaaatgtgtttgtcattcttgtttggtgtggattcacagtgtggcgtagaaacaaaacttaaagttgttttcggccaccctcagtataacttgtatcgctgttgatcaagtatgccttgcattcacttgtgtgtgtgtgcagaagccgcacatattatgtgactggacatcatacttgccaaccttgagtcttccgaattcgggaggtggggggcgggggcatggttgggggcgtggctaagaggggagaagtatatttacagctagaattcaccaagtcaagtatttcatatatatatatatatatatatatatatatatatatatatatatatatatatatatatatatatatataaaatatatatatatcgcttattccctttgaggttgcggggggcgctggagcctatctcagctacaatcgagcggaaggcggggtacaccccggacaagccgccacctcatcgcagggccaacacagattttatatatatatatatatatatatatatatatatatatatatatatatatatatatatatatatatatatataaaattatatatatatatatatatatatatatatatatatatatgtatatatatatatatatatatatatataatttatatatatatatatatatatatatatatatatgtatatatatatatatatatatatatatatatatatatatatatatatatatatatatatatatatatatatatatatatatatatatgtgtattgttgcgttttggaccagttgttcctcccagggaattcaagtcacaagtcgctcccaagctctttacgacacttaaagctgagttgaaaaaccaccagagaataggtattatgtaatatatttgcaaagctttgcatatatacattgacaccagtcaagcatagaacattcaatcgcccctctaagatggtctgtctccccgacccacaccctctcccctcttaaatctctctagtcaaaacacatgcacattatctctccttcttacattccaaagcttcaaggtaaaCACActcagtttacttgcagacaaacagaaagagaataaatggaaaaacacgagctgttttcaaatctgactatcatatatatatgcatatatatatatatatatatgtatatatatatatatatatatatatatatatatatatatatatatatttatatatatacacatatatatatatagatatatgtatatatatatatgtatatatatatatatatatatatacacatatatatacatatgtatatatatatatatatatatatatatgtgtgaatatatatatatatatatatatatatgtgtgtgtatatatatatatatatatatatatatatgtgtatatatatatatgtgtatatatatatatatatatatatatttatatatatacatatatatatatatatatatatatatatatatatatatatatatatatatatatatatatgtatatatatacaagtgcTTTCCCACTTGTACCTCAGGGAGGGAACCTTTGGCTAAACACTTTGGACAAAGCTAACCCTGATACACACGGTGCCAAAAAACAACACATGGCagggacatcttattcatcacatgcaaaTTTGGACAGAGCAGGATGATAACAACAAGGCTGGGGGTAGAGTAACAAGGAAAGAcagcagtgggtgaccttgcttttgagtcccagcaggtggaggaaagaatcctcaacagacgtgcgaccagacggttggactcgggtggtggacatggtgctttaaggccaagacagggtgaaaactgtttcatctgtgaccagccgggtcactggcaacgtgaatgtcctaactcctctgaacgagacaggctcccaattgcagccaaaacatcatacaggcatggcaaaggacgcccaaggcagaagccccagcaggaaatacagacaggccccctgctggacataagtgtcaacggacaatgttatcagtttgtgattgacactggtgccacccactcatttctgaatgcagaggtaccaaagaaactgtgtgcttcctttttgaaggtcgaaggcttcgctgaggtcacaagaatgttaccggtcaccaaacctcttccggttTAGATTGCTGGACACACACTGAAGCACCCCCtcgtggttgacctgcacacaccttgcctaattggtaatgacctcctttacagactgtaccctgacattcaatattgcacagaaggaaccttcctggtgttacctgacagctcaaccaccaagctgcgacaccactaccaaggctcctccatgagctcataccacagcctgaaacaccagaaatggctgacatctccaactgctctatcagtgaaaaccctggctgactgagatgcttccgtgtgtaccgccacccgactcgcctcatgttATGATCACCAGATAGACACtcatgccaggaggcctttgactcctttatatttatatatgttggaactcaaggtgtggctgctcatgttgacatatctttgctacaactagcatggtataagatggacacaattgctgtcccacattgttcccttgctctttgccccgcctacaaaaccaaagacttaggtccaatgataaaacccggcgtagctgccactcattgcaccgacaccccaaaaacacattttctattgtttaagttttctgttaaacacatagctatgggctgcactttagACATCCCGactgtaggctacgaggagctagcagctacacaacagctgagctaaaatgagcatatcaaacaattatacttgcttattacatacacatagtcgccatgacagaagtctgatagaaagtattcagtaacaaacgtgtccgcatcattcgactttctacaacatgagcttgacttaatttgttattgtggccaccagggGTGGTAAAATTTCAAATTACTATTGCTAAAGCATCCGCCATAAGATTAGtatttttctagtatttgtgtcaatataaatataggcatattttagagctttcaccatattgaataCGTTACATAAAATAAAGGgtttagttgagtttgagttatttctgatttcgctaaggAGTCCActaccctaataccaccctccagtggtccacagagactgaaatgactttcatagacctcaaacatgacctgtcttccgcccctgctcttgctgtacttgactataagctgacctttttcttaaatgtttctgaaagtgatagtattactgacacagtccctttttcagaaacagaagggggaggaggtgagggtggattcagactccttacAACAAAATTGAAATTTTTCCGACTCAGACACATTCCATAGTTTTAACATTattcccgtgggtaagaagttataactaaattCAACTTGAAAATAAccattttgcacatcgatagtagtttagtaCCGGTAGATGaatttggaatatggaggaggggagggtgaaccgtgtatagtttttgacttcattgatatgatcaatccggtgaaagggaaaagatacttgctgacttgtgttgacaattaCACAATTacagtggttggccggaagcaaccccaacctcaaaagaggatgcaaaatcagtaattaaatggcttgtgaatgacctaattccccgacatggtttccccaaatTGATTAGGTCAGACAACGGcacccattttaaaaatactcaCTGAGCCCATACTTGCAttctccgggagactcccgaaattcagcgcctctgccgaaaacctcccgggacaaaatttctcccgaaaatctcccgaaattcaggcggagctggaggccacgccccctccagctccatgcggacctgagtccgctttcccacgatataaacagtgtgcctgcccaatcacattataactgtagaatgatcgaggacgagttcttggtttcttatgtgggtttattgttaggcagtttcattaacgtcctcccagcgcggcaacaacacacaacagcagcagtcacgttttttgtctaccgtaaagcagtttgtctgccgtaaacagcaatgttgtgacactcttaaacaggacaatactgccatctataacatcaataacatatacagcttttagagagtgcagtgcacaactgtgcacacaacaaggagacgaagcagaagaaggaggaagatacagccatggcgacgccgacgacgagtaagatgaagaaatacgctttgttgcaccttccctgcctgagtccggcgattagttgcaaatcttgctttattgattgcttgcacacagccaatccaacacaaaacaaactagtcccgcccgcactcacgctaccgcttcctctcttctctcgcccacactcactgacgtcactcacctcacatgctcacctattaaagaaccacacacacatacgctactctcataacagcttgtaagttccaagccgcagctgcgattggacctggatagcctccgggaagaagtagtggactaccaagtgcctggcactgaagatcttcctcaggaagcaaagattgaccggttttgggccatgctagggagagatggaagattccagtctctaatgcatttgatgaaagcacttttgtgcgtgccacacatcaatgcatcatcagagagggtgttcagcatggttcgaaaaatagtgacagagaatagaacaaggatggacaattcaaccgttaactcaacaatgagtagatgagtgttatgtgcgtgtatatgtgtaaataaatgaacactgaaattcaagtatttcttttatttatatatacatatatatatatatatatatatatatatatatatatatataataaaataaatatatttatatatatatatatatagctagaattcactgaaagtcaagtatttcttatatatatatatatatatatatatatatatatatatatatatatatattgtatatatatatatatatatatatatatatatatatatatatatatgaaatacttgacttatacttatttcttatatatatctatatatatataatatattacatacatatatatatatatatatatatatatatataataaaattaatatatttatatatatatatatagctagaattcactgaaagtcaagtatttcttatatatatatataatatatatatatatatatatataatatatatatatatatatacatatatatatatatatatatatatatatatatatatatatatatatatatatatatatatatatatatatatatatatatgaaatacttgacttatacttatttcttatatatatctatatatctatatatatatatatatataaaatatattatatatatatatatatatatatatatatatatatatatatatatatatatatgaaatacttgacttggtgaattctagctgtaaatatactcctcccctcttaaccacgcccccaaccacgcccccgccaaaccccgaccacgcccacaccACCCCTCTCCCCCCacgtcccgaaatcggaggtctcaaggttggcaagtatgacttagccTTGATCGAAAATGCTcttggactagaacacaggttcggttCGGGGTCCGATCctcagtcccaaggtaaggttgaaaggatgaaccagaacatcaaaaacgaattggctaaaatctgtgcacagaccaaattgaagtgggttgacacaTTACCATTGGCTTTAATGACCATCCGAATGTCCataaacaaaactgttttttcaccctatgaactgcattCAGGTCAGCCCTTCCCAGGACCAGCAGCCCCCCCGGCAGGAGGAGtcagcgtaaaaccaaaatggtattttacacaaaatgcagaatttgtgtgccagttcttctgtacagattcgaggatgacagcccgccactccagattcccttccgtccactgagagggtcaagatcaaAGTCATCAAAGGTAAGTGGACGGTCCCTTCAAGGTCGTTGAacggacgtcccacgcccttcgactGGCTGGTAaaggggacacctggtaccacctctcCCTCTGCACTCCTGCTGAAGAACCTGACAAATCTCCAGCGGATGTCATTGCCGACATCGCCACATCATCTGCCCCTTCTCGACCCCCGAGCAGCGCCTTTTGAGCCTGAGGCATCTGAAGAAGAACAGGAGCAGACAGACGACTCATTTTTAGTATGTGTGTTACCGGAGTAACACACTGAAAGGGGTGATCGTGCTAGTAACCTCTCCCCCAGGTCATAGAAGAGCAAGGCtttaattacacacatagtcCGACAGCCCAGAAGAAGACGCTGAGAGAGAGAGaccgtcgtgtagatcttccagattttctaccTACATTACTCTGATCAACTTCTATATTGTATATCATTGCTTGAGACCAGTCTATATGCTAaatgtttcttagtttttcttgcttgttttcagcataactatttgtgtcgttacattaagtgaaaagtttgatgtttatccccgTTTCGTTACCTGAATTATTCTGATTTTGATAGAtgaaaggcaggatgttatacccagtaggattccCGGACGGACTGGTGTTTGGGATTGTtctactgaccttgtgtctcagttcttccttcccgacgacagtgacGGACAAGTGTCTTAGAACATACGGCGGACTTGAAGTGGACTGGGTGAAGGGGGACAGCAGGACTTATTTTTTTGACCTGTGCAGTGTGATTAATTGCGGGGGAAAAAAATAGTTCTTACCGTGGTAGTAACctctatctttgttacgactcaaacctgaacCATTGGTGTCGGTtgcggacaacatactctggtaagtggtgcccctcGTGGAAGCAGGTGacccactacacagggcccttagactaccatgacccttTATATGCCAGcatacctccacaattcaaagttattctgagagagatgacctttcagaggaatTTTGATCGTTCCCAGAACCCCCTTTCCCTTACAATTGCCAGAGCGGGTGTTATGcctagtcccttttatgttgttttgggggttgaccagacaggtacagaccctaaaggaattattaaaatgaatgtccttgagagggcgttaactACCTCTGCCCCCTCTGTAGCACCTAAAGTGCCACTCCACCTCGGTGACGTTACAAAGGCTCTCACATCTGTGTATACTAATGACATCACCACcgaagacctggtagctttgaccttaggagcaggtgcaggcaacctgtggcttaggtggatgactagcatggctaagggccaaaacctgggtgactgtgttgcttgttccgctggacgtccctttccccacacttaccccgccccttttaagttgactgacacaaatggctcaaactgtcttatttccttgttttctgaacccacaccgccaggttgtgatttgttggctagtgtgttgacaatttcacccgacttcttccctttgtggcccaAAAGCTGAAGTACACATGTTTTCAATTCACAGGACCCTcttcatccccctacaaattgggtgacattaacccctcctggtgcaccaccctgatagatggctcaaggataggcccttgggcaccagctgacttattctggtattgtggggagcacagattgtacattagaatcccgacgtcagccgttggactttgtgctatggttagactggtgaccccactcaccctagtgggtaccaaattaacaccccttggaactcctgtttcagcggcctctctaacttcccgcagaagacgccatgttttatctcggaggagtgcaacgggctcctttgatttgatgagaaaccctgatggtgtttactttgatgcaatggACAACCAAGGagggggtcccaccacaacataaattgtggggtgaatcctgtgcaggtttcgagaaccttcctataattggtgctattttccctgtgactgctactaaaaatgtagaacgcattaagtatgtttttttataatctgttgagactaaccaacctgactcgtgatgctgttgaggggcttgctgaacaacttGCCCCAAGTTCCCTCATGGCCGTCCAGAACCGCATAGCCCTTGACCGTATCCTAGCCaaggaagaaggtgtgtgtgcaatgtttggtgacCAATGCTGTATCTTCATTCCTAACAACACCGCCCCCGATGGCTCGATCCAGAGGGCCCTAGAGGGCCTCCATGCCCTGTCTAAGGAACTTACTGAAGTTTCCGGTATCTCTGACGCCTTCCAAAGATTGGCTCCAAAGCACCTTTGGAAGGTGGTCTGACCTAATTAAGTCTGCCCTGATCTCCGTTGGAGTTTTCTTGGCCATCATAGCCTCATGCGGTTGCTTTATCGCCCCTTGTGCTAGGTCTttatgcacccgcatcattgtCAGAGCTGTAGAAGGTCAACCCCACCCTgtttctgggtttgctatgtcactgaagggggtcaagcaaagtggtgactttcgagaaatgctagtttccttccctgacagtgacgacattgacatagattccatccgattatctcccatgtaactatgcttttatttttttactagcttgctcaaaagaggggcgcattttagaagtgttgtactagtgataaagatctttttagaagatctgaagggggaattgtcggaggcagatatttacatatatccgcatttaagtgttacttctttaatttcataatcatattacaaaacagctagtgtttttcttccaattgtggtcttttggttgtctgcaaatactgtgtgctaaccttgagtgtggaatgtacgaaagagagatactccttcttatctattcttatgtccaggtgcggaggacaatgggtatgtgtttgggctgaaaagacaagacagcgagggtgggagggagagagactttatagaatagaaggtttccattttttagatcagatgatcttagctgcgcgattgagtgttctatgctggactggtctcatttatattgacaaagctttgcaaatatattacaaaaaatacctattctgtctctggtggttcttctactcagctttaagtgtcgtaaagagcttgggagcgacgaccagaaacttgaattccctgggaggaacaactggtccaacgcAACAGCACACATACCCGATTTGTCCTGGTTGTGCTTGATACATCTCTGGCTTAGTAGTCTTTTAAGACCATGATACCAATATGCTACCAATGATGTAATATTGTATAATCATGAACATCTTTCACCAATTTACTTTACTTTACGTCCTAATGCAAGTAGGACATGTTTGATGTCCTTCATGCTAATATGACATCTCATGACATGCATAAGCTATAAGGAAGGGAGTTGTCCTGCACTCCATGGAACAGAACGACAGGAATGAAATTGTAAAGCGGGAAGGACACAGGTATGTCATTTCTAGATCTGAGATACTTCTATGTAAATATGATAAGTATATTAGTTGTTACCGACGCATTAATGTCTGGTGCAAGTACAATAAGCCATTCTTTGGTTCAATGTTAGCAAGCTATCCTGCAAAGATCCTGTAATAGATGTGCTGTGAAATAACACCAGGACAAGCTACTGAACTTCATTTGAACTACCGTCTTCTCAGACATTTCAAGTGCAGGCGCACAAAAGTCCTGAAAGTAGTTGACAGTAAAACAAAAGTCCCAAATAAGCGGACTGTAAGACAAGGCattctgcagtgtttttcaaccttttttgagccaaggcacattttttgcgttgacaaaatgcggaggcacaccaccagcagaaatcattaaaaaaggaaactcagttgacagtaaaaagtcgttgttgaatatgactttaaagcataaccaagcatgcatcactatagctcttgtctcaaagtaggtgtactgtcaccacctgccacatcacaccatgacttatttggacttttttgctgttttcctgtgtgtagtgttttacttcttatctcgcgctcctattttggtggctttcatgtctgcagtttcatgtcttcctttgagcgatatttcccgcatctactttgttttagcaatcaagaatatttcagtttgtATCCTTatttgtggggacactgttgattgtcatgtcatgttcagatgcactttgtggacgccgtctttgctccacagtaagtctttgctgtcgtccagcattctgtttttgtttactttgtagccagttcagttttagtttcgttctccatagccttccctaagcttcaacgccttttcttagggacactcaccttttgtttatttttggtttaggcaTTTTCCAGGTATCTTGCTCATCACTAAGTTTGCTGAGCGTCTGAGGAAGATGAAGGTGGAGATGTGGAAGGTGCACGCCACGCTGCAGGAAAACATGGTAGGGAGTTGGACACCTCCAAATGCGGTAATGAAACTAGGCATGCATGAAACAGCCTGCCAGGTCAGCATTGCACGTGAAAATATGTTCATTGGCTTAGCCTCAAACATCATCCACTTGATTCATCCCACAAGAAGGAAATGTGCAATAATCCTCTcatcatcttgatatgccacacctgtgaggtgggatggatgatCTTGGCAAAGAACACACATTTGAGAGGAattgctcacactggtgaatgaatgatgaatgaatgataggtggtggtcggaggggccgtaggcgcaaactggcagcctcgcttccgtcagtctacctcagagcagctgtggctacaaatgcagcttaccaccaccaggtgtgaatgaatgatgggttcccacttctctgtgagcgctttgagtatctaa containing:
- the LOC140678602 gene encoding uncharacterized protein produces the protein MSDGSMFFFIRGKTSAEKRKKKKVEEEKKCHDKGALFKYFGGTESAQSQSTSSGSTVSDESGPSPSSTVLSHTPPSSVPTVPSMSETTADLSTTSTTTSPSHHGPSSAPPVDPAEWPSFLSDSDRTEQEFPLILAQMAPRHREAMEAKMRGMEFRGKQASLKTAINTNRAQMDSTLKAYQSAWKIHQSVKRSYETTRKTFETARKNFEKARRALDIKFGDLNCDLKLLQTKREHEIELAQLKAELGSGGPLPACE